From Cyprinus carpio isolate SPL01 chromosome A7, ASM1834038v1, whole genome shotgun sequence, a single genomic window includes:
- the LOC109103490 gene encoding leucine-rich repeat-containing protein 28, translating into MASELHEAIFMAKQERHKNLFLNYRNLNNFPVELLKDEGMQFLERLFMKRNSLTALPDSLAQKLPNLIELYLHSNNIAIIPQAIGNLVKLQSLDLSDNALQVICPEIGQLRSLRHLRLANNQLKFLPQDLGRSMELQFVFVDNNAHLKGLPSYLYNKVIGCSGCGLAAQISDVKQLCLTLGDMTVPLPSEVKAIGSETDHVLPLEELACRVLHAANNRTSKDVKFLTPFLLPRSLLDVVQWPLGHCHRCSQPMFTIVYPKLFPLRETALAGVHKRATVSFVAYCCSSHCLRTFNLQG; encoded by the exons ATGGCGTCTGAGCTCCATGAAGCCATTTTTATGGCCAAGCAAGAGCGACACAAGAATCTCTTCCTGAACTACAGAAACCTCAACAATTTCCCCGTGGAGCTCCTCAAAGATGAAGGGATGCAGTTCCTGGAGCGTCTCTTCATGAAGAGGAACTCCCTCACAGCTCTT CCAGACAGTCTGGCTCAGAAACTTCCCAACCTGATAGAATT ATACCTGCACTCAAACAATATTGCGATAATTCCTCAAG CAATTGGCAACTTAGTGAAGCTGCAGTCATTGGACCTGAGTGACAACGCTCTTCAGGTCATCTGTCCAGAGATTGGTCAGCTGCGCTCATTACGACATCTGCGATTGGCCAACAATCAACTGAAATTTCTCCCGCAAG ATCTGGGGCGCTCCATGGAGCTGCAGTTTGTCTTTGTGGACAACAACGCTCATCTGAAGGGACTCCCGTCGTATCTTTATAACAAAGTCATCGGCTGCAGTGG ATGTGGTCTAGCTGCGCAGATCTCTGACGTGAAGCAGCTCTGTTTGACACTGGGAGATATGACTGTTCCTCTGCCCTCTGAAGTGAAGGCCATCGGCTCTGAGACTGACCATGTGTTGCCTCTGGAAGAGCTGGCGTGCAGAGTCCTACATGCCGCCAACAACAGGACCAGTAAGG ATGTGAAGTTCCTGACACCATTCCTGTTGCCCAGGAGTCTGCTAGATGTGGTCCAGTGGCCTCTGGGTCATTGTCACCGCTGCAGTCAGCCCATGTTCACCATCGTCTACCCTAAACTGTTTCCTCTCAGAGAGACTGCACTCGCAGGAGTGCACAAGAG AGCCACTGTAAGTTTTGTAGCGTACTGCTGTTCAAGCCATTGTCTGAGGACGTTTAACCTGCAGGGCTGA